In Candidatus Neomarinimicrobiota bacterium, a single genomic region encodes these proteins:
- a CDS encoding nodulation protein NfeD encodes MRRIFLLLLIPILIFPQVYVLEVKGTIDMGLAYFFERQIPALNAAGGDAIILDIDTFGGRVDAATMMKNALLNSKIETYAFINTKAISAGSLISLACDTIIMRSGATMGATTVVDGQSQKAGEKAQSYMREEMASTAESKGRNPDIAMAMVDESLDIDTLVTAAGDTIFLDDIEGAHGGKLLTLRTSTAMKYGMADYQMDSMGEVLDHFGFSDLEIVYVVPTWSEAVVRFLTDPIVSSLLMTLGFLGLIFEIQSPGWGIPGTVGLLALFLFFSTSFIANLASMMELLFLIGGIVLLGIEAFVIPGFGVVGILGIIVMIYAMFTMLLPMAPTSGDINAALWGLVIAIIGGLFGLGLMVKRMLKTKAWQRLSLPEAETHAKGYSGSLGLEEMVGKSGVAMTSLRPAGTALIEGRRVDVVTPGTFIDKDTEITIIRIDGNRVVVDKKV; translated from the coding sequence ATGCGACGAATATTCCTGCTTTTGTTAATCCCCATTCTCATTTTTCCCCAAGTCTATGTTCTGGAGGTGAAGGGAACCATTGATATGGGTTTGGCATATTTCTTTGAACGCCAGATTCCTGCATTGAATGCAGCAGGTGGTGATGCTATCATTTTGGATATAGACACCTTTGGTGGTCGAGTGGACGCAGCCACAATGATGAAAAATGCCCTCTTAAATTCAAAAATTGAGACATATGCTTTTATCAACACCAAAGCCATCTCTGCAGGCTCGCTTATATCTTTGGCTTGTGATACCATTATTATGCGGTCTGGAGCGACTATGGGGGCAACTACGGTCGTAGATGGGCAAAGCCAGAAGGCAGGAGAGAAGGCTCAATCCTATATGCGTGAGGAAATGGCCTCAACTGCTGAGTCAAAAGGGCGCAATCCTGACATTGCTATGGCCATGGTAGATGAATCCCTTGATATTGATACCCTAGTAACTGCTGCGGGTGATACCATTTTCCTCGACGATATTGAAGGCGCTCACGGGGGCAAATTACTGACCCTGAGAACATCCACAGCCATGAAATATGGAATGGCTGATTATCAAATGGACTCAATGGGTGAAGTGCTTGACCATTTTGGGTTTTCCGATTTAGAAATTGTATATGTGGTGCCAACGTGGTCTGAAGCAGTGGTTCGTTTTCTTACAGATCCCATCGTTAGCTCTCTGCTTATGACCCTGGGATTTTTGGGACTTATCTTTGAGATTCAGAGTCCAGGGTGGGGAATACCTGGAACCGTTGGATTGCTTGCCCTCTTCCTATTCTTCTCCACGTCTTTCATTGCCAATCTCGCCAGTATGATGGAATTGTTGTTCCTGATTGGGGGTATAGTTTTACTGGGTATAGAAGCCTTTGTAATTCCTGGCTTCGGAGTGGTAGGTATTCTGGGTATCATTGTTATGATTTACGCCATGTTCACCATGCTCCTGCCTATGGCACCTACATCAGGTGACATCAACGCAGCGTTGTGGGGTTTGGTCATTGCCATCATTGGAGGTCTATTTGGTTTGGGCCTCATGGTAAAACGGATGCTTAAAACGAAGGCCTGGCAGCGTCTCAGTCTGCCCGAAGCAGAAACCCATGCTAAAGGATACAGCGGAAGCCTTGGTCTGGAAGAAATGGTGGGAAAAAGTGGTGTTGCCATGACATCTCTGCGACCCGC